Genomic window (Gemmatimonadota bacterium):
CGCGGGACAACGCACGCGAAATGCTCCTTGCACATTGTATTCGCGTTCCAAAACGCCCAGTTGCGTCTGCGTAGGCGTTGCCCTTACTCTTTTCAGCGCATTTACCATCACTTGCAAACCCGATACCCGCCCTGTAGCCCGTGCAATAATCTCGCTCTGATTGTACCCGCGTGCTCTTGTTTTAGCCGAGTGAAGTGGCACTGGAACAATTATCGTATCGGATTCGACAAGGTCCGCGATGCGCTGTCCCAGAGCCTTTCCAAATATCTGCCCGGGCAGCGTTTTCCCCTGGTATTTGAGCGCGTGGATCAAAGACCGAACACAATCATTAAATTGATACAAAATAACTATCTGATCAAATTCGTGCTCAAAACCCACCTCGTGTAGTTCCGAATCCCAAATCTCGATATCATCCCAACACGAATCACACAGCCCCGGCGAATCCGGCAGCGATGCTTTGCAAATCATACAAGATGACGGATAAACAAAATTGAGTGCCGCCTTCCAAATTTTCCGTACTATTTGCACAATCTTTCTTCTTCCCCACATTTATTTTTTTTCTTAATCTAAAAAGTCTTATCTTCCCCTTTGAACCTACAACTCAATCGCGGAGATGTGCCGTGTCTCTGGAAAATGCCCGCGCAATCGTGTTTGATCTCGATGGAACCCTCTTCGACCTGACACCCGTCGTACATGCTGCGCGCCAACGCGTTGCCACCTTTCTATTTTCAAACG
Coding sequences:
- a CDS encoding ComF family protein — its product is MQIVRKIWKAALNFVYPSSCMICKASLPDSPGLCDSCWDDIEIWDSELHEVGFEHEFDQIVILYQFNDCVRSLIHALKYQGKTLPGQIFGKALGQRIADLVESDTIIVPVPLHSAKTRARGYNQSEIIARATGRVSGLQVMVNALKRVRATPTQTQLGVLEREYNVQGAFRVRCPASIEGRKIFLIDDVITTGATLNACVLALRSAGAQCVSVGAVASPPFGEDDLSQDVEKSGA